From Thermomicrobiales bacterium, one genomic window encodes:
- a CDS encoding ArsR family transcriptional regulator — protein sequence MARQRWDQRFFASTQGRVVMLLRRSAHTVNELAGELDLTDNAVRAHLTTLERDGLVQQEGLRRGAGKPSYAYELSPAAEELFPKAYASVLTAVVDVVREERGDDETRQMLLSAGERLAAPPAADASVDERVALAVQAIDALGGLAEVEADGDVVMLRGRACPLADVVSQSPDACLLAQSLLATATGLQVCECCDRTSDPPRCCFQLSSAPTK from the coding sequence ATGGCCAGGCAGCGATGGGATCAGCGTTTTTTCGCGAGCACGCAGGGACGCGTCGTGATGCTGCTACGCCGATCGGCGCACACGGTCAACGAGCTTGCTGGTGAGCTGGATCTGACCGACAACGCCGTCCGCGCGCACCTGACGACGCTGGAGCGCGACGGCCTCGTGCAGCAGGAGGGTTTGCGGCGTGGCGCAGGGAAGCCTTCGTATGCCTACGAGCTCTCCCCCGCCGCCGAGGAGCTGTTCCCGAAGGCGTACGCGTCGGTGCTGACAGCCGTCGTCGATGTTGTCCGCGAAGAACGCGGCGATGATGAGACGCGCCAGATGCTGCTCAGCGCCGGGGAGCGATTGGCCGCCCCGCCTGCCGCCGATGCGAGCGTCGATGAGCGGGTGGCGCTGGCCGTCCAGGCGATCGACGCGCTCGGTGGTCTGGCAGAGGTTGAAGCGGACGGCGACGTTGTCATGCTGCGTGGGCGTGCCTGCCCGCTGGCTGATGTCGTCAGCCAGTCGCCCGACGCCTGCCTGCTAGCGCAGTCGCTGCTCGCCACTGCCACCGGCCTGCAGGTCTGTGAGTGTTGCGATCGGACCAGCGACCCGCCGCGCTGCTGCTTCCAGCTGAGCAGCGCACCGACCAAGTAG
- a CDS encoding cupredoxin domain-containing protein: MNRLTFMVALATACVLALVLSACGGDASGKEPVATNQINLPPSYRFDPEVITVAAGTTVTWTNNDHFTHNVQVEDGEVMIMKPGDSVTFTFDTPGTYDFTCTYHPHDMQGQVIVTTS; this comes from the coding sequence ATGAACCGCCTGACGTTCATGGTCGCGCTGGCCACAGCGTGCGTGCTTGCCCTGGTTCTCTCCGCTTGCGGAGGCGATGCCAGCGGCAAGGAGCCGGTCGCGACCAACCAGATCAATCTGCCGCCCAGCTATCGCTTCGATCCCGAGGTCATTACCGTCGCGGCCGGAACAACGGTCACCTGGACCAACAACGATCACTTCACCCACAACGTGCAGGTCGAGGACGGCGAGGTCATGATCATGAAGCCCGGCGACAGCGTCACTTTCACCTTCGACACACCCGGTACCTACGACTTCACCTGCACCTATCACCCCCACGATATGCAGGGCCAGGTCATCGTAACGACGTCGTGA
- a CDS encoding tetratricopeptide repeat protein, translating to MTDYYDLGSHSRSITTTSPEAQRWFDRGLIWTYGFNHGEALRCFKRAIRADPSCAMAYWGVAYAGGPH from the coding sequence ATGACTGACTACTATGACCTTGGCAGCCACTCTCGCTCGATCACGACGACGTCTCCCGAGGCGCAACGCTGGTTCGATCGTGGTCTGATCTGGACCTATGGCTTTAACCACGGCGAGGCGCTGCGCTGCTTCAAGCGCGCGATCAGGGCCGACCCGTCCTGTGCGATGGCCTACTGGGGCGTCGCCTACGCCGGAGGTCCGCACTAA